In one Trichlorobacter lovleyi SZ genomic region, the following are encoded:
- the rimO gene encoding 30S ribosomal protein S12 methylthiotransferase RimO yields the protein MVSLGCPKNLVDAEVMLGVLAQQGYEITMDEKEADVIIVNTCSFIKEAREESVDAILDLADRKSDGNCKTLVVAGCLPQRYQEELAKELPEVDILIGTGDYPRVAEILAEHHAGDAQIKYVGDPNYIYDEDLPRLNSSPGWYAYLKIGEGCSNCCTYCVIPSLRGPYRSRPVEALVAEAERLVKGGVRELILVSQDITRYGSDMDDTSSLAGLIRRLAAIEDLKWIRLLYAYPDGISDELIELFKTEPKLCNYLDIPIQHISDNVLQRMKRRSSEEQIRTLIARLRNEIPGITLRTSLIVGFPGETVDDFLNLTQFVEKAQFDRLGVFCYSREEGTPAAEMPDQVSERVKRERHRKLMKTQARVSFRRNRAMVGQTEQVIVEGYSEETELLLKGRTSRQAPDIDGQVYITSGHAEIGDIVACKITDSSDYDLVAEMIEE from the coding sequence ATGGTCAGCCTGGGCTGCCCCAAAAACCTGGTGGATGCCGAGGTGATGCTGGGGGTGCTGGCGCAGCAGGGCTACGAAATTACCATGGACGAGAAAGAGGCCGATGTCATCATCGTCAACACCTGTTCCTTTATCAAAGAGGCCCGGGAAGAGAGCGTCGATGCCATCCTTGATCTGGCTGACCGCAAGAGTGACGGCAACTGCAAGACCCTGGTGGTTGCCGGCTGCCTGCCTCAGCGTTATCAGGAGGAGCTGGCCAAGGAACTGCCTGAAGTGGATATCCTGATCGGTACCGGTGATTACCCCCGGGTGGCCGAAATCCTGGCAGAGCATCACGCCGGTGATGCCCAGATCAAGTATGTGGGTGACCCCAATTACATTTACGACGAAGATCTGCCGCGGCTCAACTCATCACCCGGCTGGTACGCCTACCTGAAGATTGGCGAGGGCTGCTCAAACTGCTGTACCTACTGCGTGATCCCGTCACTGCGCGGCCCGTACCGTTCACGCCCCGTCGAGGCCCTGGTGGCCGAGGCAGAGCGGCTGGTCAAAGGCGGCGTGCGTGAGCTGATCCTGGTCTCGCAGGATATCACCCGCTACGGCAGTGACATGGATGACACCAGCAGCCTTGCCGGATTGATCCGGCGCCTGGCAGCGATCGAGGATCTGAAATGGATCAGACTCCTGTATGCCTATCCCGACGGTATCAGCGATGAGCTGATCGAGCTGTTCAAGACCGAACCGAAACTCTGCAACTATCTGGACATCCCGATCCAGCATATCAGCGATAACGTCCTGCAACGGATGAAGCGCCGCAGCAGCGAAGAGCAGATCCGGACCCTGATCGCACGCCTGCGCAACGAGATCCCCGGCATCACCCTGCGCACCTCCCTGATCGTCGGCTTTCCCGGTGAAACGGTGGATGATTTTCTCAACCTGACCCAGTTCGTGGAAAAGGCCCAGTTTGACCGGTTAGGGGTCTTCTGCTACTCCAGGGAGGAAGGGACACCGGCTGCTGAGATGCCGGATCAGGTCTCGGAACGGGTCAAGCGGGAACGCCACCGCAAGCTGATGAAGACCCAGGCCAGGGTATCGTTCCGGCGTAACCGGGCCATGGTTGGACAGACTGAACAGGTGATTGTGGAGGGATACAGCGAAGAGACCGAACTGTTGCTGAAGGGACGCACCAGCCGTCAGGCGCCTGATATTGACGGGCAGGTCTACATCACCTCCGGCCATGCTGAAATCGGCGACATCGTTGCCTGCAAGATCACTGATTCATCGGATTATGATCTGGTGGCCGAGATGATCGAGGAGTAG